The Paenibacillus sp. RUD330 genome has a segment encoding these proteins:
- the clpP gene encoding ATP-dependent Clp endopeptidase proteolytic subunit ClpP — translation MTHIPYVVEQTNKGERSYDIYSRLLKDRIVFVGTAIEDNMANAIIAQLLFLAADDPDKDIHMYINSPGGSTSAGLAIYDTMQFVKPDVRTLCTGTAFSMAAWLLLAGTKGKRGALPNSEVMLHQPSGGAQGQASDIAISATRILKLRDKMNRIAAERTGQPLERIERDTDRDTFLSAEEAQEYGIVDHIITSM, via the coding sequence GTGACCCATATCCCTTATGTCGTGGAGCAGACCAACAAGGGGGAACGCTCCTATGATATTTATTCCCGGCTGCTGAAAGACCGCATCGTTTTCGTCGGCACGGCGATCGAGGACAATATGGCCAACGCGATCATCGCGCAGCTGCTGTTCCTGGCCGCCGATGACCCCGACAAGGACATTCATATGTACATCAACAGCCCGGGCGGCTCCACGAGCGCCGGCCTCGCCATCTACGACACGATGCAGTTCGTGAAACCGGATGTCCGGACGCTCTGCACCGGCACGGCCTTTTCCATGGCGGCCTGGCTCCTGCTCGCGGGAACGAAGGGCAAGCGGGGAGCGCTGCCGAACAGCGAGGTCATGCTCCATCAGCCTTCAGGAGGAGCGCAGGGCCAGGCCAGCGATATCGCCATTTCCGCCACGCGCATCCTTAAGCTGAGAGACAAGATGAACCGGATTGCGGCGGAGCGCACCGGCCAGCCTCTGGAGCGCATCGAGCGGGATACGGACCGCGACACGTTCCTTTCCGCCGAAGAGGCCCAGGAATATGGAATCGTGGACCATATCATTACGAGCATGTAG
- a CDS encoding RNA polymerase sigma factor, whose protein sequence is METETELELELEEERAALRRYCLALTRSAWEAEDLEQSAWCRALAAPIWREHANRQALLLRIARNLWTDHLRREALHRRTLPELQEAEAVQPAASWELEELLRPLELRLSPLQLSVWLLREVMNRSIRETAELLLTTEGAVKAAFHRARRALDGVRRDLQAGGLREPADEALMARLRGLAAAVRTDDAAAIAALAEQDVLEPAVAVGIIGASAHSAAAHRGPQAMLGGSGFYASAGGWTSYGMAG, encoded by the coding sequence ATGGAGACGGAGACGGAGCTGGAGCTGGAGCTGGAGGAGGAGCGCGCGGCGCTGAGAAGATATTGCCTGGCGCTGACCCGCAGCGCCTGGGAAGCGGAGGATCTGGAGCAGTCGGCCTGGTGCAGGGCGCTGGCCGCCCCGATCTGGCGGGAGCATGCCAACCGTCAGGCGCTGCTTCTGCGCATCGCCCGGAACCTGTGGACGGACCACTTGCGCAGGGAAGCTCTCCATCGCCGAACGCTGCCCGAGCTGCAGGAGGCGGAGGCCGTCCAGCCTGCGGCTAGCTGGGAGCTGGAGGAGCTGCTGCGCCCGCTGGAGCTCCGCTTGTCTCCTCTGCAGCTGTCGGTATGGCTGCTGCGCGAGGTCATGAACCGTTCGATCCGCGAGACGGCGGAGCTGCTTCTGACGACGGAAGGCGCGGTGAAAGCCGCCTTCCACCGGGCCCGGCGCGCGCTTGACGGCGTCAGGCGCGATCTGCAAGCAGGCGGCCTGCGGGAGCCGGCCGACGAAGCGCTCATGGCGCGGCTGCGCGGCCTGGCCGCTGCGGTGCGGACGGACGATGCGGCCGCCATCGCAGCGCTCGCCGAGCAGGATGTGCTGGAGCCGGCCGTGGCGGTCGGCATCATCGGCGCCAGCGCCCATTCCGCCGCAGCGCATCGGGGACCGCAGGCGATGCTTGGCGGAAGCGGCTTCTACGCCTCCGCCGGCGGCTGGACGTCGTACGGCATGGCGGGCTGA
- the sdaAB gene encoding L-serine ammonia-lyase, iron-sulfur-dependent subunit beta, whose translation MRFKDVFSIIGPAMVGPSSSHTAGAARIGLAGRRLLGEMPQEAKISFYGSFAATYQGHGTDTAVTGGLMGFHTDDPRLPDSVELAEEAGMDLVFQEGKGLFPHPNTVRLDLTAADGGRRLSLLGTSIGGGNVEVVEVNGFAVKFSCSYPTLLIRHRDQPGVIASLSAALQEEGLNIGGLSLSRMERQGEALAVVELDAPVKAGLMERIGRMPHVLQTDYMDLNDDRGNDDELPDAEGTE comes from the coding sequence GTGCGGTTCAAAGACGTGTTTTCCATTATCGGTCCGGCCATGGTCGGACCTTCCAGCTCCCATACGGCGGGAGCGGCGCGAATCGGGCTTGCGGGGCGCAGGCTGCTGGGCGAGATGCCGCAGGAAGCGAAAATCTCCTTTTACGGCTCCTTCGCGGCCACCTATCAAGGACATGGCACGGATACAGCCGTCACAGGCGGACTCATGGGCTTCCATACGGATGACCCGCGCCTGCCCGATTCGGTCGAGCTGGCCGAGGAAGCGGGAATGGACCTGGTGTTCCAGGAGGGGAAAGGGCTGTTCCCCCATCCCAACACGGTCCGGCTCGATCTGACCGCTGCGGACGGAGGCCGCAGGCTGTCTCTGCTCGGCACTTCGATCGGCGGAGGCAATGTGGAGGTCGTGGAGGTGAACGGCTTCGCGGTGAAATTCAGCTGCTCGTACCCGACGCTGCTCATCCGGCACCGGGACCAGCCGGGCGTCATCGCGTCTCTCTCGGCGGCGCTGCAGGAGGAAGGGCTCAATATCGGCGGGCTGTCGCTCAGCCGCATGGAGCGCCAGGGCGAGGCGCTGGCCGTGGTGGAGCTGGACGCTCCGGTGAAGGCGGGACTGATGGAGCGGATCGGCCGAATGCCGCATGTGCTTCAGACGGATTATATGGATTTGAACGATGACAGGGGGAACGACGATGAACTTCCGGACGCTGAAGGAACTGAGTGA
- the sdaAA gene encoding L-serine ammonia-lyase, iron-sulfur-dependent, subunit alpha produces MNFRTLKELSERCGESGLSIGRLMLEQQSRESGREPGVEFAAMKDYYGIMKEAVHNGLTRDTTSRSGLTGLDAQRVAAYNAAGEPSLGGDAGRAMAYALAVSEVNASMGRIVATPTAGSCGIIPGVFVSTQERFGWSDDEMTYGLFAAGAIGYVIANNSFVSGAEGGCQAEVGSAIGMAAGALAELRGGTPGQAVHAVGLALKNSLGLICDPVGGLVEIPCIVRNGFGAVTALAAADMALAGVRSVIPSDEVVQVMLEVGAAMPEKHRETAGGGLAQTPTGKKLMSELRKKGRPLRKAEDQDGNTEA; encoded by the coding sequence ATGAACTTCCGGACGCTGAAGGAACTGAGTGAGCGCTGCGGCGAAAGCGGCCTGAGCATCGGCCGTCTCATGCTGGAGCAGCAGTCGCGCGAATCGGGCCGCGAGCCCGGGGTGGAATTCGCGGCGATGAAGGACTATTACGGCATCATGAAGGAAGCCGTCCATAACGGCCTGACGCGCGACACAACTTCCCGCAGCGGCCTGACCGGGCTCGATGCCCAGCGGGTCGCGGCTTACAACGCGGCCGGGGAGCCGAGCCTCGGCGGCGATGCAGGGCGCGCCATGGCGTATGCGCTGGCCGTGTCGGAGGTGAATGCTTCCATGGGCCGCATCGTGGCGACGCCGACAGCAGGCTCCTGCGGCATTATCCCCGGCGTCTTCGTCAGCACGCAGGAGCGCTTCGGTTGGAGCGATGACGAGATGACCTACGGCCTGTTCGCGGCCGGCGCAATCGGTTATGTCATCGCGAACAATTCGTTCGTATCCGGCGCCGAGGGCGGCTGCCAGGCGGAGGTCGGCTCCGCGATCGGCATGGCGGCCGGAGCGCTTGCGGAGCTGCGCGGCGGCACGCCGGGCCAGGCTGTACACGCGGTCGGGCTCGCGCTGAAGAACTCGCTGGGCCTGATCTGCGATCCGGTCGGCGGGCTGGTGGAGATTCCGTGCATCGTGCGCAACGGCTTCGGCGCCGTTACGGCGCTTGCGGCTGCCGATATGGCGCTTGCCGGCGTGCGGAGCGTCATTCCTTCCGACGAGGTCGTGCAGGTGATGCTGGAGGTCGGCGCTGCGATGCCGGAGAAGCACCGCGAGACTGCGGGCGGCGGGCTGGCGCAGACGCCTACCGGCAAGAAGCTCATGAGCGAGCTGCGCAAGAAAGGCCGCCCTCTGCGCAAGGCGGAGGATCAGGACGGCAATACGGAAGCTTGA
- a CDS encoding ABC transporter substrate-binding protein, protein MAEVVKTRMVGLCMLILAMIAAGCGSTSPTEKTKTLTLWYWNRSLDDGLIKSVEQKFPGIRINAQKIGGDFKSKLKTTLAAGSAGPDIVAFNDWVSELFVSSDRFYDLYDLGAKEIEPDFLDWKWNFGVTPEGTMIALPIDTGPTALFYRADLFQEAGLPSDPEDVHKQLGTWESYLDAGKKLQDHFAGKVKMLDNVNNVYTQVNAQSDRIYFSKEDEFIGDTTGSSMKNAWSLAVKAAQLKLAGNANAFTSEWSAAMNNSSIASFVGAVWMKEVLEEAAPDTSGKWRVARAPGGDGNNGGSFLAIMKTSNYPQEAFEVIRYLQNPDNQIQSYKNLNLFPSAAKALDDPIMKEKEPFFGNQATGEIFSESARNVKPAYFGGKYSNVNGIVGRELTSVALQGKNPDKAWKDAISRIKKELLR, encoded by the coding sequence ATGGCGGAAGTGGTCAAAACCAGAATGGTCGGCTTATGCATGCTGATTCTTGCCATGATCGCCGCAGGCTGCGGCAGCACTTCTCCAACCGAGAAAACGAAAACGCTTACACTCTGGTATTGGAACCGAAGCCTCGACGACGGGCTCATCAAGTCCGTCGAGCAGAAGTTCCCGGGCATCCGCATCAACGCGCAGAAAATCGGAGGCGACTTCAAGTCCAAGCTGAAAACGACGCTCGCCGCCGGCTCCGCAGGACCTGATATCGTCGCTTTCAACGACTGGGTGTCCGAGCTGTTCGTCAGCTCCGACCGCTTCTACGATCTGTACGACCTCGGAGCCAAGGAGATCGAGCCGGATTTCCTCGACTGGAAATGGAATTTCGGCGTCACGCCGGAAGGGACGATGATCGCCCTGCCGATCGATACGGGGCCGACCGCTCTCTTCTATCGGGCCGATCTGTTCCAGGAAGCGGGCCTCCCGTCGGATCCGGAGGACGTGCACAAGCAGCTCGGAACGTGGGAGAGCTATCTCGACGCAGGCAAGAAGCTTCAGGATCATTTTGCCGGCAAGGTCAAGATGCTCGACAACGTGAACAACGTCTACACCCAGGTCAATGCCCAATCCGACCGCATCTATTTCTCCAAGGAGGACGAATTCATCGGAGACACGACCGGCTCCTCGATGAAGAACGCCTGGAGCCTGGCCGTCAAGGCCGCCCAATTGAAGCTGGCCGGCAATGCAAACGCCTTCACGAGCGAATGGAGCGCGGCCATGAACAACAGCAGCATCGCGTCCTTCGTCGGGGCCGTCTGGATGAAGGAGGTTCTGGAGGAGGCCGCGCCGGATACGAGCGGCAAGTGGAGAGTCGCCCGGGCTCCGGGCGGAGACGGCAACAACGGCGGCTCCTTCCTCGCCATCATGAAGACGAGCAACTACCCGCAAGAGGCCTTCGAAGTCATCCGCTATCTTCAAAATCCCGACAATCAGATCCAGTCCTATAAAAATCTCAATCTGTTCCCTTCCGCCGCCAAAGCGCTGGACGATCCCATCATGAAGGAGAAGGAGCCGTTCTTCGGCAATCAGGCGACCGGCGAGATCTTCTCGGAATCCGCACGGAACGTGAAGCCGGCCTACTTCGGAGGCAAGTATTCGAATGTGAACGGAATCGTCGGCCGCGAGCTGACCTCCGTCGCCCTGCAGGGCAAAAACCCCGACAAAGCCTGGAAAGACGCGATAAGCCGGATCAAAAAAGAGCTGCTGCGCTGA
- a CDS encoding sugar ABC transporter permease: MGNPMLNAEPARAPVPPRIKGSLASRLWRHRKEYLAISPFYILFAIFGLFPIAFSMYLSFQKWDGIGRMSYNGVNNYRFMLTDPEFWRAVGNTLLIWIYSTIPMLFIALAVAFLLNSSFVRFRTFYRIGYFLPNVTSLVAVAIVFGTIFSNNYGLLNYVLNLLGLNSIEWLNKTWGIQLAVSVMVIWRWAGYNAIIYLAGLQSIPSVLYEAAKIDGASTIQSFFRITIPNLRPIILFTLITSTIGGMQIFTEPQVLAGNDGGVSGGGLTIVLYLYREAFIHNYFGYGAAVGWGMFVLIALFSIVNWLFVQGGQTRGQEVK; encoded by the coding sequence ATGGGCAATCCCATGCTGAACGCGGAGCCTGCCCGCGCTCCCGTACCCCCGCGCATCAAAGGCAGCTTGGCTTCGAGACTTTGGAGACATCGGAAGGAATACCTGGCCATATCGCCTTTTTACATCTTGTTCGCCATTTTCGGCTTGTTCCCGATCGCATTCTCCATGTACCTGTCCTTCCAGAAGTGGGATGGAATCGGAAGGATGAGCTACAACGGCGTGAACAATTACCGCTTCATGCTGACGGATCCCGAATTCTGGAGGGCGGTCGGCAACACGCTCCTCATCTGGATCTACTCGACGATTCCGATGCTGTTCATCGCGCTGGCCGTCGCGTTCCTGCTCAATTCCTCGTTCGTCCGGTTCCGGACCTTCTATCGGATCGGCTATTTCCTGCCGAACGTCACCTCGCTAGTGGCGGTGGCGATCGTGTTCGGCACGATCTTTTCCAACAATTACGGGCTGCTCAACTATGTGCTGAACTTGCTGGGCCTGAATTCGATCGAGTGGCTGAACAAAACCTGGGGCATCCAGCTCGCGGTGTCCGTCATGGTTATCTGGCGCTGGGCGGGCTACAACGCGATCATCTATCTGGCGGGCTTGCAAAGCATCCCGAGCGTTCTCTATGAAGCCGCCAAAATCGACGGGGCCTCGACGATCCAATCCTTTTTCCGGATCACGATTCCGAACCTGAGGCCGATCATCCTCTTCACGCTGATCACCTCGACCATCGGAGGCATGCAGATCTTCACCGAGCCGCAGGTGCTCGCGGGCAATGACGGAGGGGTCAGCGGCGGCGGCCTCACGATCGTGCTGTATCTATACCGCGAAGCGTTCATCCATAACTACTTCGGCTACGGCGCGGCTGTCGGCTGGGGCATGTTCGTGCTGATCGCGCTCTTCTCGATCGTGAATTGGCTGTTCGTCCAAGGCGGGCAAACCCGCGGGCAGGAGGTGAAATGA
- a CDS encoding carbohydrate ABC transporter permease — MMAMRTKSILLHIGLAIGLLISIFPFYWLLVMATRTTSDIYSFPPKLWFGTRLLDNIGRVFDNVDFFGAFWNTLFVASACTLLVLFFDSLAGFTFAKFDFPGKKLLFVLLLATMMAPSQLSLVPSFVIMAKFGWVGTFKALIIPGMANAFGIFWIRQYAQESVPSELLDAGRIDGCGFLRLYWNVALPILRPALSFLGAFTFIGAWNDYLWPLIILTDERKYTLQVALASLNGIYVTDYSMVIAGTLLAVIPLIILFLFISKQFISDIAAGAIKS, encoded by the coding sequence ATGATGGCGATGAGAACCAAATCGATTCTGCTCCATATCGGCCTCGCCATCGGGCTGCTGATATCGATCTTCCCGTTCTACTGGCTGCTCGTCATGGCGACGCGCACGACATCGGACATTTACAGCTTCCCGCCGAAGCTGTGGTTCGGCACCCGGCTGCTCGACAATATCGGGCGGGTGTTCGACAATGTCGATTTCTTCGGAGCGTTCTGGAATACGCTGTTCGTCGCCTCCGCATGCACCCTGCTGGTGCTGTTCTTCGATTCGCTGGCGGGCTTCACGTTCGCCAAGTTCGATTTCCCCGGCAAAAAGCTGCTGTTCGTCCTGCTGCTGGCGACCATGATGGCGCCGTCCCAGCTGTCGCTCGTGCCTTCCTTCGTCATCATGGCCAAATTCGGGTGGGTCGGCACGTTCAAGGCGCTGATCATCCCGGGAATGGCCAATGCGTTCGGGATCTTCTGGATCCGTCAGTACGCCCAGGAATCGGTGCCGTCCGAGCTGCTGGACGCCGGCCGCATCGACGGCTGCGGCTTCCTGCGCCTCTATTGGAACGTCGCCCTGCCGATATTGCGGCCTGCGCTTTCCTTCCTCGGCGCCTTCACCTTCATCGGAGCGTGGAACGATTACCTATGGCCGCTGATCATCCTGACCGACGAGCGCAAATATACGCTGCAGGTGGCGCTGGCGTCGCTGAACGGAATTTACGTGACGGATTATTCGATGGTCATCGCCGGAACATTGCTTGCCGTCATTCCTCTCATCATCCTGTTCCTGTTCATCAGCAAGCAGTTCATCTCGGATATCGCAGCGGGCGCGATCAAGAGCTGA
- a CDS encoding ABC transporter ATP-binding protein, translating into MFNRAAQAELPGNSFERTFQQAVQEGNRTSFQYLLSLYKGNFMNLGISLMFMVIKSLPVYLLPIVTANVINIVAQPSQHSMRELWLNFAVLLVVVLQNIPTHAAYVSFLSRAIRTVEAGLRGAMVRKLQQLSINSHRELQAGRLQSKVLRDVEAVEGMSKQLMLALFPAILNVIIAFGLTLYTNWLVSLFFLVTVPSAIAVMRLFRRRIKQSNSEFRKEIETMSSHVSEMVEMIPVTKAHGLEQVEIDRIDTTLKRLQGKGYRMDLVEAYFGASNWVTFQIVQVVCLLFTAYLAYTNKIPVGSIVMYQGYFGMILGSITALMNVYPMIAKGFESISSITEILKSPDIENNAGKLKLAKVAGDYRFSGVQLKFKDSEQHVLEELSLEVKAGECVAFVGESGAGKSTILNLVIGFLEPSSGQVSVDGIPLSELDLSEYRRHLAVVPQTNILFSGSIRDNITYGLKGITDERLMEVVELAHLSEMVGRLPHGVDTMVGEHGGKLSGGQRQRIAIARALVRDPQVIVLDEATSALDNASEFHVQQAMQQLIKGRTTFIVAHRLSTIRHADRIVVMKRGRIVETGTFDELIALKGEFYHLKQLQM; encoded by the coding sequence ATGTTCAACCGAGCCGCGCAAGCCGAACTGCCCGGGAATTCATTCGAACGAACGTTCCAACAAGCGGTGCAGGAGGGAAACCGAACTTCCTTCCAATACCTCCTGTCGCTGTATAAAGGCAACTTCATGAACCTCGGCATCTCGCTGATGTTCATGGTGATCAAAAGCCTGCCGGTCTATCTGCTGCCGATCGTCACCGCCAATGTCATCAACATCGTCGCCCAGCCCTCCCAGCATTCCATGCGGGAACTCTGGCTCAACTTCGCGGTGCTGCTGGTCGTCGTGCTTCAGAATATCCCGACCCATGCCGCCTACGTGAGCTTCCTCAGCCGCGCCATCCGCACCGTCGAGGCGGGATTGCGCGGAGCGATGGTGCGCAAGCTGCAGCAGCTCTCGATCAATTCCCACCGCGAGCTGCAGGCTGGCCGGCTCCAGTCCAAGGTGCTGCGCGACGTCGAGGCGGTGGAGGGCATGTCCAAGCAGCTGATGCTGGCGCTGTTCCCGGCGATCCTGAACGTCATCATCGCGTTCGGCCTCACGCTGTACACCAACTGGCTCGTCTCGCTGTTCTTTCTCGTCACCGTTCCTTCCGCGATCGCGGTGATGAGGCTGTTCCGCAGGCGGATCAAGCAGAGCAACAGCGAGTTCCGCAAGGAAATCGAGACGATGAGCTCCCATGTGTCGGAGATGGTGGAGATGATTCCGGTCACCAAGGCGCATGGCCTGGAGCAGGTCGAGATCGACCGCATCGACACGACGCTGAAGCGGCTGCAGGGCAAGGGCTACCGGATGGATCTCGTCGAAGCCTACTTCGGCGCCTCCAACTGGGTCACGTTCCAGATCGTGCAGGTCGTATGCCTGCTGTTCACCGCCTATCTCGCTTACACCAACAAGATTCCGGTCGGCAGCATCGTCATGTACCAGGGGTATTTCGGCATGATTCTCGGCTCCATCACGGCTCTCATGAACGTGTATCCGATGATTGCCAAGGGCTTCGAGTCTATTTCTTCCATTACGGAGATTCTGAAATCGCCGGATATCGAGAACAACGCCGGAAAGCTCAAGCTGGCCAAGGTGGCCGGTGATTACCGCTTCTCGGGCGTCCAGCTGAAGTTCAAGGACAGCGAGCAGCATGTGCTGGAGGAGCTGTCGCTGGAGGTGAAGGCCGGCGAATGCGTCGCTTTTGTCGGAGAATCGGGGGCAGGAAAGTCGACGATCCTCAATCTCGTTATCGGCTTCCTCGAGCCCAGCTCGGGACAGGTGAGCGTAGACGGGATTCCGCTGTCCGAGCTGGATCTGTCGGAATACCGCCGCCATCTGGCCGTGGTTCCGCAGACGAACATCCTCTTCTCCGGCTCGATCCGGGACAACATCACCTACGGCCTGAAGGGCATCACGGACGAGAGGCTGATGGAGGTCGTGGAGCTGGCCCATCTGTCGGAAATGGTGGGCAGGCTGCCGCACGGCGTCGACACGATGGTCGGCGAGCATGGAGGCAAGCTCTCCGGCGGCCAGCGCCAGCGCATCGCGATCGCCCGCGCGCTCGTACGGGATCCGCAGGTCATCGTCCTCGACGAGGCGACGTCGGCGCTCGACAACGCCTCGGAATTTCATGTGCAGCAGGCGATGCAGCAGCTCATCAAGGGGCGCACGACATTCATCGTCGCGCACCGGCTGTCTACGATCCGCCATGCGGACCGCATCGTAGTCATGAAGCGCGGAAGAATCGTCGAGACGGGCACGTTCGACGAGCTGATCGCCCTCAAGGGCGAATTCTATCATTTGAAACAGCTGCAGATGTAG
- a CDS encoding M4 family metallopeptidase encodes MKKMIPTLLGTVLLLSSASAVAAESPSLGAAGTPGVSVVNNQLVTQFIDAAKDAKIVPGSSEDKIWAFLEGQQAKLGVSAADVKTSFLIQKKEVDPTSGVEHFRLQQYVNGIPVYGGDQTIHIDKAGQVTSFVGAVLPAQNQITAKSSVPAVSASDALAIAAKEASSRIGELGAQEKAPSAQLYVYPEGNGSRLVYQTEVNVLEPQPLRTRYLIDAADGHIVQQYDLIETATGSGTGVLGDSKTFQTTLSGSTYQLKDTTRGNGIYTYTASNRTSIPGTLLTDADNVWSDGAAVDAHAYAGKVYDFYKTKFGRNSLDGNGLLIRSTVHYSSKYNNAFWNGTQIVFGDGDGSTFIPLSGDLDVVGHELSHGVIEYTSNLQYLNESGALNESYADVLGNSIQAKNWLIGDDVYTPGISGDALRSMSNPTLYGQPDNYANRYTGSSDNGGVHTNSGITNKAFYLLAQGGTQNGVAVTGIGRDAAVNIFYNTVAYYLTSTSNFAAAKNASIQAAKDLYGTSSSYVTSVTNAFRAVGL; translated from the coding sequence ATGAAAAAAATGATTCCTACTTTGCTTGGCACCGTATTGCTGCTTTCTTCCGCTTCCGCTGTCGCAGCTGAATCTCCAAGCCTCGGAGCGGCCGGAACTCCCGGCGTCAGCGTCGTGAACAACCAGCTTGTGACTCAATTCATCGACGCTGCCAAGGATGCCAAGATTGTGCCGGGCTCTTCCGAGGATAAGATCTGGGCTTTCCTTGAAGGCCAGCAGGCAAAGCTGGGCGTATCCGCAGCGGATGTGAAAACATCGTTCCTGATCCAGAAGAAGGAAGTCGATCCGACTTCGGGCGTCGAGCATTTCCGTCTGCAGCAATATGTGAATGGCATCCCGGTATATGGCGGCGACCAAACCATTCACATCGACAAGGCCGGCCAGGTTACGTCGTTCGTAGGAGCCGTTCTGCCTGCTCAGAATCAGATCACGGCAAAATCCAGCGTGCCGGCCGTCAGCGCATCCGATGCCCTGGCTATCGCGGCGAAGGAAGCAAGCTCCCGCATCGGCGAGCTGGGAGCGCAGGAGAAGGCTCCGTCGGCTCAGCTGTACGTCTATCCGGAAGGCAACGGGTCGCGTCTCGTCTACCAGACGGAAGTGAATGTGCTTGAGCCGCAGCCGCTGCGCACCCGCTACCTCATCGATGCGGCCGACGGCCATATCGTGCAGCAATACGATCTGATCGAGACGGCCACCGGTTCCGGCACGGGTGTGCTCGGCGACAGCAAGACGTTCCAGACGACCCTTTCCGGCAGCACGTACCAGCTGAAAGACACCACTCGCGGCAATGGCATCTATACCTACACGGCCAGCAATCGGACTTCGATTCCGGGCACGCTGCTGACGGACGCCGACAACGTATGGTCGGATGGAGCCGCTGTCGATGCCCATGCTTATGCAGGCAAAGTATATGATTTCTACAAAACGAAGTTCGGACGCAACAGCCTCGACGGCAACGGCCTGCTGATTCGTTCCACGGTCCACTACAGCAGCAAGTATAACAACGCCTTCTGGAACGGCACCCAGATCGTATTCGGCGACGGAGACGGCTCGACGTTCATTCCGCTGTCCGGCGATCTCGACGTGGTCGGCCATGAGCTGTCCCATGGAGTCATCGAATACACATCCAACCTCCAGTACCTCAATGAATCCGGCGCGCTGAACGAGTCCTATGCCGACGTCCTCGGCAACTCCATCCAAGCGAAAAACTGGCTTATCGGCGACGATGTCTATACGCCTGGCATCTCCGGAGACGCTCTCCGATCCATGTCCAACCCGACGCTGTACGGCCAGCCGGACAACTATGCCAACCGCTACACAGGATCTTCCGACAACGGCGGCGTTCATACGAACAGCGGCATCACGAACAAAGCGTTCTACCTGCTCGCCCAAGGCGGCACCCAGAACGGCGTTGCCGTCACGGGCATCGGCCGCGACGCGGCCGTGAACATTTTCTACAACACGGTGGCCTATTACCTTACTTCCACTTCCAACTTCGCCGCGGCGAAGAACGCCTCGATCCAGGCAGCCAAAGACCTGTACGGAACGAGCTCCTCTTATGTCACCTCGGTGACCAATGCATTCAGAGCCGTAGGCCTGTAA